The DNA region AGTGGCGGAATTGATTCGGCCCTGGTGGCGGCGATCGCGGCGGAAGCTTTGGGACCGTCGAACGTCTTAGGGGTGTTGATGCCCTCTCCCTATAGTTCCAATCACTCCATCAAAGATGCCTTACAGTTGGCCGAGAATCTAGGGATTCAGACTCAAACCCTGCCGATCGGGGAACTGATGCAGGGCTACGATCGTACGCTGGAGAAAATGTTTGCCGGAACGGAATTTGGCATTGCCGAGGAAAATATTCAATCCCGGATTCGCGGCAATTTGCTGATGGCGATCGCTAATAAATTCGGCTACTTGCTCTTATCCACAGGCAATAAATCTGAAATGGCAGTTGGCTACTGCACCCTGTATGGCGATATGAACGGGGGGCTGGCCGCGATCGCTGATGTTCCCAAAACCCGTGTCTACTCCATCTGCCAATGGCTCAACTCTGATTCTAATTCTGATTTCTTCTGTAATCTAAAATCCAAAATCCAAAATCCAAAATCCGAAATCATTCCCCAAAACATCCTGACCAAAGCGCCCAGTGCCGAACTTAAACCCGGCCAGGTTGATCAAGATTCCCTGCCGCCCTACGACATTCTGGATGATATCCTGGCCCGTCTGATCCACCATCATCAAACCCCAGATCAGATTGTCGCTGCCGGACATGATCCTGAAATTGTCAATAAAGTGACCCGACTGGTCGTTCGGGCGGAGTTCAAACGGCGGCAGGCTCCCCCAGTTCTGAAAGTCACCGATCGCGCCTTTGGAGTGGGATGGCGGATGCCGATCGCCAGCCGCTGGATCCCTACTGCCCATTCACCTAAAGTTCCGGACCTGTAAAATTTCAACCACTTTTGGAGGTACTGCCGTGACCGTCCAGATCTCCCGTACTCGACCGCAACTCAAACCTGCCTTTGTATGCCTTAGCACCGATTTGAATTGGTATTAGCAAAAACCTCCCTCTGGAGGCAAAGAATTTTTAACCAGGCCGTATTTTGTGAGATCTAATATTTTCTACTACTTAAAATATGAATATAGGAAAGAAACGAGTTGCCAGTGAATAAAACTTTGAGGGCTCAGCGTTTCATGTGTTCTTCAGTCCCCTCAAATGTTTTAAGGAGGTAGCTATGAGCGACAACAGTGAGGATAAAGACAATAAGTGGATGCCAATTGCTACCATCATTGCCGCAGGCATTACAGGGCTTTTAACAGGAGGATTAGGTTTAAAATTTTATGAGTCCTGGGTGAAAGCAGTTCCAGTCACCATTCAAAACAATGATTGTTATCCTGCCGATATCTATGTTGATGGAGAATTGAAAATGGAAAAACTTTCACCCAATGAGGCTCAGTGGGTCATTAAAATCCCCCCCGAACAGGTGAAGGTTCAGACCTGTAGATCCGATAATTCAGTATGTGGCAAAGCAGTTGATTGGGATTTGACTAAGAAAGAAAATAGGTTGATACCTATTGCCCGTAGCAACGATTGTCCAATTACAGTATCGGTATACAACAGGAATTGTGAAGCTCAAGACTATTATGTGGATAATGTCTTGATTGCGAAAGCTTTAGCTCCAAATACATCAGTTCAAATGTCACTTCTACCTGGCATTCACTTTGCAAAAGCGTGTATACCCGGTTCAAGTAATTGTGCTTCAGAAACTCAGATCAACATACAGCCAGACACGCGTAGTTTAGAAATAGCTCGAGGTGATGGTTGTCCAAAGTTGTACCTATCTCCTCCAAATAATTCAAATCAACAGCCTCGTCTAAGGACAATCATACCTCCTTCTTAATTCACTCTCTTTATTTGTCAATTTACTCGTCCCTTTACCTTCAAATCCGCCAACTGGGTCTCTTCCACCTTCACGGGTTTGCTGGTGGCATTATGCACGTCGTACTGGCCATTGCCATTGAAGGTATTTTGCTTCAGGGTTGGTTCAGCAGTGCTTGTGATCACGATCCCATCGCGGGTGTTGTTCTCGATCGTGTTGTAGCGCAACAGGGGTTGGGTTTCTCCCGATAACACCACACCATCTTTATTTTGAGTAATCTGATTTTTTACCAGGCGAGGTGTGGCCCGTTCAGTAATTGACACTCCAAAGCCGCTATTGCGAATGATATTACTGTCTGCTACGCCACTACTATCACGGGTAAAGGAGATACCATTGCCCCCATTTTGATCAATGACATTGCTGCGAATTTTGGGAGCGGCATTCCCAGAAACAAAGATGGCTTCCCGATTGTTCCCTATAAACGTACTGTGTTCAATGATGGGGGAACCCGCCTCAACCCAGATTCCCGTGCCGCGAGTGTTGGGATTGGTGACGCTCACACCTTCAATCCGGGCATCGCCTCCCGCAACGATGACCACACTTTGTCCGGCCCATGTGGGGCTGAGAAACTTGCCACCTCCCGTAATTTGAATGCCCCGCCCCTGCGCCTGGACATCTCCTCGGAGAGTGACACCGGGTTTAATCTGCAGTGGAAACACCTCATCACTTTCGGCACTGTACAAGCCTGGGCGCAGTTGGATGATTGCTCCAGCTTGAACCGTTTTTAATGCTTGAGTAATGGTTTTTAAGGGTTGAGATTCGGAGCCGATCGCCCGATCATTGCCAGTCACGGGATCTACATACACCACGGGTGACGACGGTTCGGGCAGGGGGCGACCGACTTCAGCGGGTTCCTGATCTGGCATGGCAGAGTTCCGCTTGTTAGCTGTTTTTTCTTCTGCCGAAGGAGTTAGCACTTGCAGGACTTGACCCATGCTATAACTCACGCGGAAATTTCTGCTGACCCGCAGAGCCACGATCGCCTGCCGATAAATCGCTCCATCGGCAGCTAAATCACCCACCGTACATTGCAGGGTAAATTTTACATTGCGGTTTAGTTCCGGCGGGTTGTACCGTTCGCCAAACTGGCGCTGATTTTCGATCTCTTCTGGAGTGGGTTCAGGGGGAAGGGCCGGAAACCATACCCCATCCTCGTTTGGCCCAGAAGCGGCATTAACTGGTTTTTCCCCATTGCGGTTCGTCAGTTGAGTCTTGCCAAATTCTTCAACCCGCACATTATTAGGATTCAAATGAGTTCGGTTAGTGTAGTAGGTCACGCGCCAGGTGTTAGTGACTTCTGCGATCGCACTACTGCAACGAGTCTCGCTCACCAGATTGCCCCGTCGATCGCAGCCCGTGAGTCCCAGGAAGACCCAGCCCATGGCAAACCAAATTGGCAAATACCGTTTCATACCCAGCGAAATCCACACGCGATCGAAATTCCATTAAATTCTGCAACAGACATTTACCTCTTAAGGAAGACCAGAAGAGCCATGTCCTCCGATAGTCTGTAGATGCAGTTAAGTTCTCAGAGTTCCTCAGACGGTTTATTAGGAAGCTGTATGCACGAAAGTCATGCCACTGCTTTTTGAATTGAACTCTTGAGAGGTAAAATCTATCTGTTAACTTCTGTTTCTATCCAGGCTACTCGCTTTAATCCGGATTTAGACACTAATTCAGATTAAGGCTGGGCAGATAGGCTTTAGACTTTAACCCACAAACTAAGTAGAGAGAAGAACCTATGGCATTTGAACAGCCTCCCCTCCCCTACGCAATGGATGCTCTAGAGCCATACGGCATGAAAGCCGAGACCTTTGAGTATCACTATGGCAAACACCACAAAGCTTATGTGGATAACCTCAATAAGCTAACAGAAGGCACCGACCTGGCGAATATGCCTCTGGAAGAAGTGATCAAAGCCACCTATAAGGATTCCGCTAAGCAGGGCATTTTTAATAATGCAGCTCAGGTTTGGAATCATACCTTCTTCTGGAACTGTATGAAGCCCGGTGGTGGTGGTACTCCTACGGGAGAATTGGCTGCCCGGATTGATCAGGACTTTGGGAGCTTTGACAAGTTCAAGGAAGAGTTCTCCAATGCCGCAGCAACCCAATTTGGCAGCGGTTGGGCCTGGTTGGTGGAAGACAATGGCACCCTAAAAGTGACTAAAACTCCCAACGCCGTTGACCCGATCGCCGAAGGACAAAAACCCTTGCTGACTCTGGATGTGTGGGAACATGCCTACTACATCGACTTCCGCAATGCTCGTCCTGCTTTCATCAAAAACTTCCTGGATCGCCTGGTGAACTGGGACTTTGCGGCCCAAAACCTGGCCTCTTAGAACCATCCTCTGAAAACCATCTAGATCAGCCCTAAACGGGTAAGAGAGCCGCGATCGCTGGCAAAACCTGGCCCTTTAGCCTGGAAGTGCTTTAGCGATCGTAGCTTTCTTAATCAGGGATAATCAACCTGATCTCCTGTGCTGGCGTAGGTAGGGGTATTCGTTTCGTTCATCAACCAGGCAGCCGTATCACCCGTTACCTTTAGGGCGAAATTCTGTGATATTGCGGTTGACAACCGATGAGCTAAGACTTCGGCTGGCATGATTTGAGTACTGATTGGCAGTGATAAAAATCACTATTCATGGCAAGATTGTTTCGCACCATCGTTTCACGCCAACCTTGATTTTTCAGGACTTTCAACCGATCGCCGCGATCGCTACAACCCCCCTCGGTGTGCAACTCCTGCAAAGAAGCTTGCCCAGCCAGACCGCTACCCTGTGGGTGCCTGAATCTCTCCGCGATCGCCTGCAACCTGTTACGGAACCATCCTTGCGCTCCTATTCCGGCTCATTGAAAGCGCATCTAGCCAGCCTTTGGGCCTCCCACCGTAGCTTTGTATTTTGTCTGGCAACTGGAGCCGTTGTTCGCTTAATTGCCCCCTTACTGCAAGACAAAGCCTCCGATCCAGCCGTCGTCGTATTGGATGAGGCCGGACAATTTGTGATCAGTCTGACGGGAGGGCATCAGGGTGGCAGCGATCGTCTCTCTCGGTTACTGGCCCTCCAGCTTGGGGCCACTCCCGTCCTGACCGGAGCGAGTAACAGTCTTGGTCTTCCCGGAATCGATGTCATTGGCCTGCCGTTTGGTTGGGTCAGGGGCGAGGGCGATTGGACCGGGGTGAGTGCTGCGATCGCCCGTCAAGCTCCAGTGCAAGTGATCCAGGAAGCAGGGACAACCTTGTGGCGAGATCATCTACCTCCTGAGCATCCATTGGTATTTGCGGAATGGGGTGATCAGGGAGTGGGGATTGGGGATGAGGCTCTGCAAGCTGCTATCTGGATTACTCCCCGTCTCACCCCAAATTCTTCTCCCCCATCTCCCCCACTGTCTCTTCCCCCTCTCACTCCCCCACCTCCTGATTCCCGATCGCTGATCCCCGATCGCCACCTCCCCACTATCCACTGGCATCCTCGTATCCTCTGGGTGGGCATTGGTTGTGAACGGGGTACTTCTCGACAGGTCATTGAAAGTGCGATCCAGCAAGTTTTTCAACAATACGGTTTGGCAGAGGCCGCGATCGCCGGAATTGCCACGATTGATTTGAAAGCCGATGAAGTTGGGCTGGTAGAGTTTTGCCGCGATCGTGCCTTGCCGTTACGGTGTTACCCCGCCGAAACCCTGCGAACCATTCCTGTTCCCACCCCCTCCGCCATCGTCGAAACCGAAGTGGGTACTCCCAGCGTTGCCGAAGCCGCCGCCCTCCGAGCTATCCAGGATTTCCAATCTTGTACCGATGTGGTTGTTAATCGCCTCTCTACCCCAACCCCCAATCCCCAATCCCCAATCCCGAACCCCCAATCCCCCCCCTCCCTCCTGATTCCCAAACAAATCTTCCGTCTGGAAAATCAACCTGGAGCTGTTACCCTGGCTGTTGCCCAGGCCGAACGGGAATATACCGGACGCATTGGGCAACTCTGGTTGGTGGGAACAGGGCCAGGACAGTTGGAGCAAATGACTCCCGCTGCTCAAACCGCGATCGCCCAGGCCGATGCCGTCATTGGATATTCTCTGTATATCGATTTGATCCGCCCCCTCTTCCGTCCGGGTCAAATTGTGGAAACCTTACCGATTACTCAGGAACGACAACGGGCCGAACGAGCGATCGCCCTGGCCAATTGGGGATTGACTGTCGCCGTGGTGTCTTCAGGAGACTGCGGTATTTACGGGATGGCCGGGCTGGTGCTGGAACAATTACGGGCGCAGAATTGGGATGGCAAGACCCCTGCGGTTCAGGTTTTTCCCGGAATTACTGCCCTCCAGGCCACGGCTTCCCGGGTTGGCGCACCTCTGATGCATGACTTTTGTGCCATCAGTCTGAGTGATTTGCTGACTCCCTGGGAAGTGATTGAAAAACGGTTAACCGCAGCGGCGCAAGCAGATTTTGTTGTAGCACTCTACAATCCCAAATCTAAAACTCGTGTGGAACAAATTGCGATCGCCCAACGCATCTTTTTGCAATATCGCGATCCTCTAACTCCCGTTGCGCTGGTGCGATCGGCCTACCGCACGGATGAACACATTACCTTAACCACCCTTGCTGAACTGCTCATGTGCCCGATTGATATGCTGACTACGGTTTTGATTGGCAATCAGAGCACGCGCACCTATGCTAACTGGATGATTACTCCCAGAGGATATCTGGGATTTGATGGGGAGGACTCAGTACACTGAAAAGAAATCGATCGCCCAACCGGATGTTGCTCATTCAACTCAAAACCCAAACCTCAAACCTCAAAACTCTCCTTGCAATTGGCCTGCTCCTCCTGTTCCTGCTCGGCTGGGCAATGCCAGTTCAGGCAGCCGTATCGGGAAGCAAATTTTCTAGTCAGTATGCGCCACCACCGTCTTACAGCAATGCCGAATTGGCCGATCATGATTTTTCAGGACAAGTCTTAAGAGTTGCAGAATTTTCCAATGCCAATTTGAATCGAGCCAATTTCACGAATGCAGATCTGACGGGAGCGGTCATGAGTGCTTCTACGATGACTGAAACCAACTTGCAGGGAGCCGACCTGACTCAAGCCATGTTGGATCAGGTCAAGATGGTACGCACCGATTTACGAAACGCTATCTTGACGAATGCCATTCTGCTGCGATCGACGTTTGAAGCCGTGGACATTACCGGAACCGATTTCAGTGGGGCAATCCTGGATGGAGCACAAATCCGTCAACTATGTCAGGTTGCCAGCGGAGTCAACGCCCAAACTGGGATATCTACACGAGAATCCTTAGGATGTCGTTCTTAAGGAATGAGAGATACCATCAAAGTCTGTAGGATGTGTGAGGCGGTAGCCGTAACACATCAAAGTCTCAAGGGAATGCGTGATGTTGCAACGGGTAGGAATTATTGGTGGGGGACAATTGGCCTGGATGATGGCGGATGCAGCGGCCAAATTGGGGATTGACCTGATTGTGCAAACGCCAGAGAAAACCGATCCAGCGGTGGCGATCGCCAGTGAAACCATTCTGGCTCCCATTGCGGATGCCAAGGCCACGGCACAACTGGCAGCCCGATCGGATGTGATTACATTTGAAAATGAGTTTGTTGACTTACCGGCCCTGACTCGACTCGCCGCACAGGGCGTATGTTTCCGTCCTGCTTTAACTGCCCTGGAGCCGTTGCTCGATAAATACCATCAACGCTCTTACCTGAAGCAATTGGGATTGCCCACCCCCGACTTTACGGCAATGACGATCGCAGAGGTTCAAACGCTGGCGGCTCCTGACTATCCACTGGTACTGAAAACTCGGCGGCATGGATATGACGGTCAGGGGACTTTCATTGTTAAAACAGCCGCAGATCTGGATTCCCTGGTTGGTCGATTAGCCGATGTGCCGCTGATTCTGGAAGAGTTTGTCCCTTTTGAGCGGGAATTAGCGGTGATGGCGGCTCGTTCGGTAGATGGGACGATCGTGGTCTATCCAGTGGTGGAAACCGAACAAAAGAATCAGGTCTGTCATCGGGTCTTTGCCCCGGCAATCGTGGATGAAGCCGTGGTGAACCAGGTCACGACGATCGCTGAACGCTTATTAACCAACTTGCAAGTGGTGGGAATTTTGGGCATTGAGTTATTTCTCACCCAGTCAGGCGATGTGCTAGTCAACGAAATTGCTCCCCGTACCCATAATTCTGGTCATTACACTCTGGATGCCTGTGACACCTCCCAGTTTGAGCAGCAACTGCGGGCTGTTTGTGGATTGCCGTTGGGTAGTCCAGCTCTGCGATGTCGGGGAGCCGTGATGGTGAACTTGTTGGGATATGAAACGTCCTATCGGGATTACCAGGCCCAGCGCGATCGTCTTGCTGCGATTCCCCAGGCTCATGTTCACTGGTATGGCAAAATGGAAGCCCGTCCAGGCCGGAAGTTAGGCCATGTCACCGTGCTACTAGATGACGAGACACTGCAGGATCCCAGTCAGTTGCAGGAAAGGGAGTTGGCGATCGCGCAACACATTGAATCTATTTGGTATGGAAAATAGAGGATTCCTGCTCTTTGGGTTCGGTAATCTCCACTATTTCTTAGGCTTTTTTTGAAAACGCTTGCCCTAGGATAGGAGTGTGCTAATATCGATAGCTGGAATCGCTGCTTCAGCGTAATTGCAACAGCATCATCTCTGTACAGAAGCGGTGATTGGTTGCCTGGAGAAGCTCCTAAAAAGATTAAGAATTTGCAATATTGCATTGCCTTTACTGAATTTTTAGAAGGGCTTCCGGGATAGTAATGTTCAAAAATTTGCAAAATTGAGTTCATGATCAAAGAAGGTATGACCCAACAGGTTATTCACCCGATGGCTAAGTTGCAGCGTCAAGTACGATCGCTCGTTGACTCCAAGCTGCTGCGACCCACTGACAGTATCTGGAAAATCGCACTCCTCTATGGGGACGATTGGAGCTTTTGGAAACAAGAACTGCTGGCTTACGACTTCACTATGCAAGATCCCGTTAGTGATCTGCTGGCCGTTGAAAGCTGGGATGACGAAGAATAGATTGTCTATCTGTAGAGATGTGCCGCTGGTACGTCTCTACAAACAACCGCGCAGTGCCCGCATCAGTTCTTTTGCCGTCTGATAGCGATCGCTGA from Leptodesmis sichuanensis A121 includes:
- a CDS encoding pentapeptide repeat-containing protein; translated protein: MLLIQLKTQTSNLKTLLAIGLLLLFLLGWAMPVQAAVSGSKFSSQYAPPPSYSNAELADHDFSGQVLRVAEFSNANLNRANFTNADLTGAVMSASTMTETNLQGADLTQAMLDQVKMVRTDLRNAILTNAILLRSTFEAVDITGTDFSGAILDGAQIRQLCQVASGVNAQTGISTRESLGCRS
- a CDS encoding 5-(carboxyamino)imidazole ribonucleotide synthase, coding for MLQRVGIIGGGQLAWMMADAAAKLGIDLIVQTPEKTDPAVAIASETILAPIADAKATAQLAARSDVITFENEFVDLPALTRLAAQGVCFRPALTALEPLLDKYHQRSYLKQLGLPTPDFTAMTIAEVQTLAAPDYPLVLKTRRHGYDGQGTFIVKTAADLDSLVGRLADVPLILEEFVPFERELAVMAARSVDGTIVVYPVVETEQKNQVCHRVFAPAIVDEAVVNQVTTIAERLLTNLQVVGILGIELFLTQSGDVLVNEIAPRTHNSGHYTLDACDTSQFEQQLRAVCGLPLGSPALRCRGAVMVNLLGYETSYRDYQAQRDRLAAIPQAHVHWYGKMEARPGRKLGHVTVLLDDETLQDPSQLQERELAIAQHIESIWYGK
- a CDS encoding superoxide dismutase [Fe] gives rise to the protein MAFEQPPLPYAMDALEPYGMKAETFEYHYGKHHKAYVDNLNKLTEGTDLANMPLEEVIKATYKDSAKQGIFNNAAQVWNHTFFWNCMKPGGGGTPTGELAARIDQDFGSFDKFKEEFSNAAATQFGSGWAWLVEDNGTLKVTKTPNAVDPIAEGQKPLLTLDVWEHAYYIDFRNARPAFIKNFLDRLVNWDFAAQNLAS
- a CDS encoding DUF4327 family protein, whose protein sequence is MTQQVIHPMAKLQRQVRSLVDSKLLRPTDSIWKIALLYGDDWSFWKQELLAYDFTMQDPVSDLLAVESWDDEE
- a CDS encoding right-handed parallel beta-helix repeat-containing protein; amino-acid sequence: MKRYLPIWFAMGWVFLGLTGCDRRGNLVSETRCSSAIAEVTNTWRVTYYTNRTHLNPNNVRVEEFGKTQLTNRNGEKPVNAASGPNEDGVWFPALPPEPTPEEIENQRQFGERYNPPELNRNVKFTLQCTVGDLAADGAIYRQAIVALRVSRNFRVSYSMGQVLQVLTPSAEEKTANKRNSAMPDQEPAEVGRPLPEPSSPVVYVDPVTGNDRAIGSESQPLKTITQALKTVQAGAIIQLRPGLYSAESDEVFPLQIKPGVTLRGDVQAQGRGIQITGGGKFLSPTWAGQSVVIVAGGDARIEGVSVTNPNTRGTGIWVEAGSPIIEHSTFIGNNREAIFVSGNAAPKIRSNVIDQNGGNGISFTRDSSGVADSNIIRNSGFGVSITERATPRLVKNQITQNKDGVVLSGETQPLLRYNTIENNTRDGIVITSTAEPTLKQNTFNGNGQYDVHNATSKPVKVEETQLADLKVKGRVN
- the cobJ gene encoding precorrin-3B C(17)-methyltransferase — its product is MIKITIHGKIVSHHRFTPTLIFQDFQPIAAIATTPLGVQLLQRSLPSQTATLWVPESLRDRLQPVTEPSLRSYSGSLKAHLASLWASHRSFVFCLATGAVVRLIAPLLQDKASDPAVVVLDEAGQFVISLTGGHQGGSDRLSRLLALQLGATPVLTGASNSLGLPGIDVIGLPFGWVRGEGDWTGVSAAIARQAPVQVIQEAGTTLWRDHLPPEHPLVFAEWGDQGVGIGDEALQAAIWITPRLTPNSSPPSPPLSLPPLTPPPPDSRSLIPDRHLPTIHWHPRILWVGIGCERGTSRQVIESAIQQVFQQYGLAEAAIAGIATIDLKADEVGLVEFCRDRALPLRCYPAETLRTIPVPTPSAIVETEVGTPSVAEAAALRAIQDFQSCTDVVVNRLSTPTPNPQSPIPNPQSPPSLLIPKQIFRLENQPGAVTLAVAQAEREYTGRIGQLWLVGTGPGQLEQMTPAAQTAIAQADAVIGYSLYIDLIRPLFRPGQIVETLPITQERQRAERAIALANWGLTVAVVSSGDCGIYGMAGLVLEQLRAQNWDGKTPAVQVFPGITALQATASRVGAPLMHDFCAISLSDLLTPWEVIEKRLTAAAQADFVVALYNPKSKTRVEQIAIAQRIFLQYRDPLTPVALVRSAYRTDEHITLTTLAELLMCPIDMLTTVLIGNQSTRTYANWMITPRGYLGFDGEDSVH